One window of Candidatus Zixiibacteriota bacterium genomic DNA carries:
- a CDS encoding HDOD domain-containing protein → MPDTIKVIKQIEENNELLALPESVSKILESAVNDDISINYLSDIISRDPALAGRVLKIANSPFYGLSHRIVSLHEAVMVLGLTTVKCLVLSAALFNRDRFKNDLAIDIPALYGNMISVAITCRKLAVACEYPAPEDAFTCGLLHEIGLLYFLHHFPREYCEVLRNAARSDNLLEEEKKLFEITHCEAGSLLARRWRLPENLASGIAHHHSIGSKESGQLDDIVRLAVAFNSDIICRNSANIEDKITRISVISSRLQISNLQLDDIAASIVREAAAFARSVDIETEDYEILLARANQELFSTYLAVQRLFKDRQELTRKILDEEREKGLFEAKQVAISTLSHYINNAAMAISGNSQVIRMSLKRKTPEEIVAMLPRLLDTIDSAVLKITAVLEELSDLNMLDGIEYYDQSRILNIDDRIKVRMEKMDSSHGLVLPKEAEITP, encoded by the coding sequence ATGCCCGATACCATAAAGGTCATAAAGCAGATAGAAGAAAACAATGAACTGCTGGCCCTTCCTGAATCAGTCTCAAAGATTCTGGAGTCGGCTGTTAATGACGATATCAGCATTAATTACCTCTCCGATATCATAAGCCGCGATCCCGCTCTTGCGGGACGCGTTCTGAAAATCGCCAACTCCCCCTTTTACGGGTTAAGCCATAGAATTGTCAGCCTTCACGAGGCGGTCATGGTTCTGGGATTGACTACCGTGAAGTGTCTGGTTCTCTCAGCCGCTTTATTTAATCGCGACCGATTTAAAAACGACCTGGCGATCGATATCCCCGCCCTCTACGGCAACATGATTTCGGTGGCCATAACCTGCCGCAAACTGGCGGTCGCCTGCGAATATCCGGCTCCCGAGGATGCCTTTACCTGCGGCCTTCTGCATGAAATCGGCCTGCTCTATTTCCTTCACCATTTTCCGCGTGAATATTGTGAAGTGCTCAGGAACGCGGCCCGATCAGACAATCTTCTCGAGGAAGAAAAAAAATTGTTCGAAATCACTCACTGTGAAGCGGGGAGTCTGCTGGCTCGCAGGTGGCGGCTGCCCGAGAATTTGGCTTCGGGGATTGCCCATCACCATTCCATCGGATCCAAAGAATCCGGGCAATTGGATGACATCGTCCGTCTGGCGGTAGCCTTCAATTCCGATATCATTTGCCGGAACTCCGCGAACATCGAAGATAAAATAACCCGGATATCGGTTATTTCGTCGCGCCTGCAAATCAGCAATCTGCAGCTCGATGACATTGCGGCGAGTATAGTCCGCGAAGCCGCCGCCTTCGCCCGATCGGTCGATATTGAAACGGAAGACTATGAAATCCTTCTGGCTCGCGCCAACCAGGAACTGTTCAGCACCTATCTGGCCGTTCAGCGTCTCTTCAAGGACCGCCAGGAATTGACCCGCAAGATTCTCGATGAGGAAAGAGAGAAAGGTTTGTTTGAGGCCAAGCAGGTCGCCATCTCCACCCTTTCTCACTATATCAACAACGCCGCCATGGCAATATCGGGCAATTCGCAGGTTATCAGAATGTCGCTGAAACGCAAGACGCCCGAGGAAATCGTGGCAATGCTGCCGCGTCTGCTCGATACCATCGATAGTGCCGTGCTCAAAATAACCGCCGTCCTCGAAGAACTCTCCGATTTGAACATGCTCGACGGCATTGAGTACTATGATCAATCCAGAATTCTGAATATCGATGACCGGATTAAAGTGCGCATGGAGAAAATGGATAGCTCCCACGGTCTGGTGCTCCCCAAAGAAGCAGAGATTACCCCCTGA
- a CDS encoding leucyl aminopeptidase has translation MKMFSGASDLKRIKTSSLIKFCDENGYRKDPHLKDLDRILGGAIKEAYDSDEFLGKPNQTLVLHTSGRLPAKRIILVGLGKKKEINPDNYRQAAGTISRLAAVKSSRTVAFFFGADGDEKAVSAVVEGFLLGRFDMTDYKTGKNRKKDITETISFIATTRTQTAGFDKAIKRGQVISEGVILARRLAAHPGNVITPKKFAAEAVALTRKSRIRCTVLDERKIKAEKMYALLAVGQGSEQPPRFVILQYRGGKGAVKPVVLVGKGITFDSGGISLKPAADMDEMKGDMTGGAIVLATVLTAARLKLSINLVGLIPLAENMPSGKALKPGDIIKSRKGKTIEILSTDAEGRLILADALDYANKFKPQAVVDIATLTGAALFVLGYTAAPILGNNSKLLDGIKMAADKTAEKVWELPLWDEYRELMKSSIADLKNSGGRPAGTITAAAFLENFIGDWPWAHIDIAYVDVEKGGKPYIPKGATGIGVRLLVELLSDWKKL, from the coding sequence ATGAAAATGTTTTCGGGCGCAAGTGACCTCAAGAGGATAAAAACCTCATCTCTGATTAAATTCTGTGACGAGAATGGCTATCGGAAAGATCCTCATCTGAAGGATCTTGATCGCATCCTGGGTGGCGCGATCAAAGAAGCTTATGATTCCGATGAATTTCTTGGAAAGCCGAATCAAACCCTGGTTCTGCACACTTCCGGCAGACTACCCGCCAAAAGAATCATTCTGGTCGGTCTGGGAAAGAAAAAAGAGATAAATCCGGATAATTATCGTCAGGCGGCCGGAACCATCTCGCGGCTTGCGGCGGTCAAAAGCTCTCGAACCGTGGCTTTCTTCTTTGGGGCCGACGGCGATGAGAAAGCAGTTTCTGCCGTTGTCGAGGGATTTCTTCTTGGCCGTTTTGACATGACTGATTATAAGACGGGAAAAAACAGGAAGAAGGATATTACGGAAACGATATCATTCATTGCCACGACCAGGACGCAGACCGCCGGCTTTGATAAAGCGATAAAACGTGGCCAGGTCATCAGCGAAGGAGTTATCCTGGCTCGGCGCCTGGCCGCTCATCCGGGGAATGTCATCACCCCGAAAAAATTTGCCGCCGAGGCGGTGGCGCTGACCCGCAAAAGCCGGATCAGATGTACCGTGCTCGACGAGCGAAAGATCAAGGCTGAGAAGATGTACGCCCTGTTGGCCGTGGGGCAGGGGTCGGAACAGCCGCCGCGCTTTGTCATCCTGCAATATCGCGGAGGCAAGGGCGCGGTGAAGCCGGTGGTTCTGGTCGGCAAGGGAATCACTTTTGATTCCGGCGGCATTTCGTTGAAACCGGCGGCCGATATGGATGAAATGAAAGGTGATATGACCGGCGGGGCGATCGTGCTTGCAACCGTTCTCACTGCGGCTCGTCTCAAACTCTCCATTAACCTGGTTGGCCTGATCCCGCTGGCGGAGAATATGCCTTCCGGCAAAGCCCTAAAGCCGGGCGATATCATCAAATCAAGAAAAGGAAAGACCATCGAAATCCTTAGCACCGATGCCGAGGGACGTCTGATTCTGGCTGACGCTCTCGATTATGCCAATAAGTTCAAGCCGCAGGCAGTGGTCGATATTGCCACTCTCACCGGCGCCGCCCTCTTTGTCCTGGGATACACGGCCGCTCCGATTCTGGGCAACAACAGCAAGCTTCTTGATGGCATCAAAATGGCCGCCGATAAAACAGCCGAAAAAGTCTGGGAATTACCGCTTTGGGATGAATATCGGGAGCTAATGAAATCCTCAATTGCCGACCTGAAAAACTCCGGCGGAAGGCCGGCCGGTACTATTACGGCCGCCGCTTTTCTCGAAAATTTCATCGGCGACTGGCCCTGGGCCCATATTGATATCGCCTATGTCGATGTTGAGAAAGGGGGCAAACCTTATATTCCCAAAGGGGCCACCGGAATAGGTGTCCGCCTGCTGGTCGAGCTTCTCTCCGATTGGAAAAAACTCTGA